Proteins from one Nitrobacteraceae bacterium AZCC 2146 genomic window:
- a CDS encoding alkanesulfonate monooxygenase SsuD/methylene tetrahydromethanopterin reductase-like flavin-dependent oxidoreductase (luciferase family) (product_source=COG2141; cath_funfam=3.20.20.30; cog=COG2141; pfam=PF00296; superfamily=51679), whose product MNLGFFTMPIHPLTKDWRQCLAEDREAFLLADALGFTEAYVGEHVTDKAENITSCIAFIAWIAAATKQIRLGTGTVNMPNTHPAAVAANIAMLDHMLDGRFIFGISPGGLLSDAELFGNLDANRNEMFLEAINQVLEIWDGEPPYNLQGKYWNVSTQRTLEADIGQGFIAKPLQRPHPPIVVTAVAPFSKGVTEAAIRGWDPISANFLMPAWVKSHWPKYVEGCERGGRPVDASNWRVAKSVFVAKDAATAKAYATDPDGPYVNYYRSLFTKLKKNGRIELFKTHRNQPDDEVTLEMVCDKLVIYGTPDSVADQILAFQDEVGTFGTLLYAGKDWKDRELGRQSMILTAEKVMPRINAVSQKQPKLTVTA is encoded by the coding sequence ATGAACCTTGGCTTTTTCACGATGCCGATCCATCCCCTGACCAAGGACTGGCGACAGTGTCTTGCGGAAGACAGGGAGGCGTTCCTGCTGGCGGACGCACTCGGCTTTACGGAAGCCTATGTCGGCGAGCATGTCACCGACAAAGCCGAGAACATCACGTCCTGCATCGCCTTCATCGCCTGGATCGCGGCGGCGACCAAACAGATCCGGCTCGGCACCGGCACCGTCAACATGCCGAACACGCACCCCGCTGCGGTCGCCGCCAACATCGCGATGCTCGACCACATGCTCGATGGCCGCTTCATCTTCGGCATCAGCCCCGGCGGCCTGCTGTCGGACGCGGAGCTGTTCGGCAACCTGGACGCCAATCGTAACGAGATGTTCCTCGAAGCCATCAACCAGGTCCTTGAAATATGGGACGGCGAGCCGCCCTATAATTTGCAAGGCAAATACTGGAACGTATCGACGCAGCGGACGCTGGAAGCAGATATAGGACAGGGCTTCATCGCCAAACCCCTGCAGCGCCCTCACCCGCCGATTGTTGTCACCGCCGTCGCACCGTTTTCCAAGGGCGTGACCGAGGCCGCCATCCGCGGCTGGGATCCGATTTCCGCAAACTTCCTGATGCCGGCCTGGGTCAAGAGCCACTGGCCGAAATATGTCGAAGGCTGCGAACGCGGCGGCCGACCGGTCGATGCCAGTAACTGGCGCGTCGCCAAGAGCGTATTCGTCGCCAAGGATGCCGCCACCGCGAAGGCCTATGCCACTGATCCCGACGGCCCCTATGTAAATTACTACCGATCGCTGTTCACCAAGTTGAAGAAGAATGGCCGCATCGAACTGTTCAAGACGCATCGAAACCAGCCGGACGACGAAGTGACTCTGGAGATGGTTTGCGACAAACTGGTTATCTACGGCACGCCGGACAGTGTGGCCGACCAGATACTGGCGTTCCAGGACGAAGTCGGCACATTCGGCACCCTGCTCTACGCCGGCAAGGACTGGAAGGACCGCGAACTGGGCCGTCAATCCATGATCCTGACCGCCGAAAAGGTCATGCCGCGCATCAACGCCGTATCGCAAAAACAACCGAAATTGACGGTCACGGCATGA